A window of Castanea sativa cultivar Marrone di Chiusa Pesio chromosome 8, ASM4071231v1 genomic DNA:
TGGGTAAACGTGAACTAAGGGATGGGGAACTTGGGCAGCATGAAGGAAGTAAACAAGATGAGGTGGAAGGCAGTTCTATTGATATATCGGCAGGGGTGGACAGCCACCCTTGCCGGGAGCAATGAGGCTTCTTAGTTGGAACTGtcaagggcttgggaacccttggACAGGTCGAAGCCTTCACAAGATTGTGAAGGAAAAAGATCCCATGGTATGTTTCCTTATGGAGACTAGACTAGACAAGGAGGGGTTTGAAAATTTATACAGCAACTTACCTTTTCAGAATAAGGTGATTGTTAAAAATCCTAATGCAGGTGGTGGATTAGCTTTCTTGTGGAAAAACCATATTAATTTGGAGATCATTAATTATACTGTAAACCATGTATTGGCTCTTGTCACGGAGGAAGATGGTTTTAAATGGTACTTGACTGGGTTTTATGGGTGGCCAAAagcacaaaataaagaaaaatcttgGCAATTGTTACAACACTTGAAGACATTTGTAGAGGGTCCGTGGATGGTTATTGGAGACTTTAATGCATTCTTACATGCCTCGGAGAAGCAAAGTACAAGACCACCTAATTATGCACAGGTTGAAGCTTTTAGGGAAGCATTGGATTCTTGTCAACTTCAAGATCTTGGGTACAGGGGTTATCCATTTACTTGGAATAATAAGAGACCGGGTGATGCAAATACAAGAATTAGACTTGATAGAGGGGTTGCAAATGAAGAGTGGAGAGTGAGATTTCAAATGAGCACAATTACTCATCTATCAACACATGCTTCAGATCATCTACCAATTATGTTGCAAGTTCAATCCTTTAAACGACAAAGGCAGCTGCGTGGGAAGTCATTTAAATTTGAGGAAGTCTGGCTACTTTCTAATGAGTGTGAAGAAATTGTTAAGGAGGCGTGGGGCAGGTCTGGAGACGGTGCGAATGGGCTGCTctctatcaaaaataaaattcatgcaTGTGGGCTGGAATTGACAGCTTGGGGTTCGGCCAAACCTGATGAGGCAGCCATGAAGGAGCTACAAAAAAGGCTGGACATGTTGAATGAAGTCGAAGCTAGTGAAGAAAATAGAGTTGAGTTTTTGGATGTGAGCAAACAAATGGAtgatcttttacaaaaacaagaaatttacTGGGCGCAATGGTCTAGAATTTCATGGATGAAGCATGGGATAGGaatatgaaaattttccatTCTAAAGCATCACAAAGGAGGAAGAAAAATCACATAAGTGGTATACAAAATGCACAAGGGCAGTGGGTGGAAGAGGTAGCTGACGTAGCTTCAGATTATTTTGACAATCTTTTTAGTGCAGGTGCAGCTAATCAAAGGGAGGAATGTTTGAATGCAGTTCCTCATAAAGTGACAAATAACATGCTGGAAGTCTTGTCGGGAGATTTTACTGCTGAGGAGGTGAAGGTGGCTCTATTCCAAATGGGACCTACAAAAGCTCCAGGACCTGATGGTATGAATGCCttattctatcaaaaaaaatttatatagtgggagatgATGTAATTTCTGCTgtattggattttttaaataatggaaaTATGTCACCGGAAGTAAATCACACACACATAGTCCTTATTCCCAAAGTGAAAAATCCACAGAAAATGGCTGAGTTTAGGCCTATTAGTCTATGTAAcgtgatttataaaattatttccaagGTGTTGGCAAACAGATTGAAATAGGTTCTTCCAGATATTATTTCTCCTACCCAGAGTGCTTTTGTTCCGAGTAGATTGATCACAGATAATGTTATGGTAGCTTATGAGACCATACATACTATGCATGTGAGGAAGAAGGGCAAGAAAGGGACTATGGCATTGAAATTTGATACCAGCAAGGCGTATGATCGGGTTGAATGGCTATTCCTgcaaaaaattatggaaaagaTGGGTTTCCCTACAAGGTGGATCGAAAGAATGATGAGTTGTATCACTACTCCATCTTTTTCTATTCCGGTGAACGGAAGACTGTATGGTATGATACATCCATCCAGAGGAATACGTCAAGGAGATCCATTGTCATCGTACCTATTTCTTTTATGTGCAGAAGGCTTCACTGCTCTGCTGGCTAAAGATGAATTGGAAGGGAGGATTCGAGGTGTGTCAATCTGCAGAGGAGCCCCTAGagttacaaatttattatttgcagatgattctttgttgttttgtcAAGCAACGCCAAAGGAAGGAGAAGTGATAGCAAAGATTCTTCAAACCTATGAAAGAGCTTCAGGTCAAAGTATTAATCTAGAGAAGTCTTCAGCTTTCTTCAGCAGTAATACCACAGATGTTCAGAAACAACATATGTTGCAGATCTTGGGGGTCAAGGAGGTGGTGAAGTTTGACTCTTATTTAGGGCTACTAACTTTGATTGGAAGGGATAAATACCATACTTTTGCTTATTTAAAAGATAGAGTATGGAAAAATTGCAAGGTTGGAAAGGCATGTTGTTATCCAGAGCAGGGAAAGAAATTCTTATAAAAGCTATAGACCAATCGATACCCACATACATGATGAGTGTGTTTCAACTTCCTTTGAAATTGTGTGATGAATTGAATAATTTGTGTGCTAAGTTTTGGTGGAGATAAGTAggcaatgaaagaaaaattcattggaagGGTTGGGATAAATTAGCAACTTCTAAAATGAAGGGTGGTATGGGATTCCGGGATCTAAGAGCTTTTAATTTAGCGATGTTGGCTAAACAAGGGTGGAGGATTATTCAAGGGACTGATTCTTTATTATCTAAGTGTTTTAAAGCGCGGTATTTTCCCCGATCATCTTTTCTTGATGCTAAAGAATCTTTGGGTTGCTCTTATGTTTGGAGGAGTTTGGTGGCAGCCTTACCTATTCTTAAAGCTGGATATTGTTGGAGGGTCGGCAATGGGAGCTCAATTAGGGTGGTTGCTGATAGGTGGATACCGAATCATCCTATAAATAAGGTGCTACATCCTAATCATGACTTAATGGTTGAGATGGTTGTATCAGATTTGATTAATCCGAAGATAAATGCACGGAGGAGTGACATGATTCATTCAAGTTTCCATCAGGATGACGCTGAAGCAATATGTAGAATTCATCTTAGTAGACGACGTGTTGCTGATTCTATTATATGGAGCTATAATAAGAATGGGTATTTTTCTGTGAAGTCAGCTTATAAGGTGGCAAGGAGGATACAAGGGGAGGATAGGGCAGAATCATCAAATACTAGTGCAAGAAAGAAGGTATGGCAAGTGTTGTGGAATCTGAAACTTCCCAATAAAATTAAAGTCTTCAGTTGGAGGGCTTGTACTGATATTTTACCCACAAGAGCTAATCTGGTTCGGAGGAGAGTAATATCGGAAGCCAAATGTCCATTATGCTTAAGGGAGGTGGAGAGTACAATCCATGCAATTTGGGAGTGTGCTGCGGTGCAAGATATTTGGGCAGGGAGCTGTCGAAAATTACAGAAGAGGTACGTAGCTGCCACTGATTTGCTGCAATTGATGGAATATTTAATTGACAGGTTGATGATAGAGGAAGTGGAGTTGTTCTGGATTCAAGCTTGGATTATATGGAACTAGCGAAACCGAGTGGTGTTTGGTGGAAATCTGATGGACCCGAGGCACTTGAATAAGAGAGCAAAGGAGTACTTGACAGAATATAAATCAGCACAGATGCAGCTGGCTGTGATGCAGTTGGAACAAAATTGCAGCATGACCTGGCAGCCTCCACCATCttctatttataaattaaacttCGATGTAGCTATTTTTTCAGACCTGGACAGAACTGGAGTGGGAGCAATTATTCGAGACGAGCATGGTCAGGTTATGGCGGCAATGATAGCAAGTGGTCCACAGGTGCACTCTAGTATGGAAGCAGAATTATTGGCATGTCGAAGATCAATGGAATTTGCTGTAGATGCTGGATTTAACAAGCTGATTATAGAGGGAGATAACGTAAATGTTATGCAAGCCATTTCATCGACAATGATAGATTGTTCTCTGCTAGGCTATGTGGTGGATGATATTCGCCATTTGGTTTATTGTTTGGAGTGGGCTAGCATTAGCACTACTAGGAGGGATGGGAATAAGGTTGCACATGCTCTTGCTCAGCATGCTAGGAATTCTATAGATAATGATGTATATTGGATGGAGGATTCCCCTCCTCCGGCTGTGGAGGCATTGGCTCACGATGTTTTGCTATTatgattttatgaatgaatgacccctttcaaaaaacaaaaaaaaactttttaacttCTAAATTCTAATCCGAATATTAATACAATTGCACAATGCGGGACTTCAATCCTGTCTGAATTCTCATAACTTCTGCATGTTACCACAGAAATATA
This region includes:
- the LOC142606072 gene encoding uncharacterized protein LOC142606072; this encodes MRLLSWNCQGLGNPWTGRSLHKIVKEKDPMVCFLMETRLDKEGFENLYSNLPFQNKVIVKNPNAGGGLAFLWKNHINLEIINYTVNHVLALVTEEDGFKWYLTGFYGWPKAQNKEKSWQLLQHLKTFVEGPWMVIGDFNAFLHASEKQSTRPPNYAQVEAFREALDSCQLQDLGYRGYPFTWNNKRPGDANTRIRLDRGVANEEWRVRFQMSTITHLSTHASDHLPIMLQVQSFKRQRQLRGKSFKFEEVWLLSNECEEIVKEAWGRSGDGANGLLSIKNKIHACGLELTAWGSAKPDEAAMKELQKRLDMLNEVEASEENRVEFLDVSKQMDDLLQKQEIYWAQWSRISWMKHGIGI
- the LOC142606073 gene encoding uncharacterized protein LOC142606073, producing the protein MDPRHLNKRAKEYLTEYKSAQMQLAVMQLEQNCSMTWQPPPSSIYKLNFDVAIFSDLDRTGVGAIIRDEHGQVMAAMIASGPQVHSSMEAELLACRRSMEFAVDAGFNKLIIEGDNVNVMQAISSTMIDCSLLGYVVDDIRHLVYCLEWASISTTRRDGNKVAHALAQHARNSIDNDVYWMEDSPPPAVEALAHDVLLL